The Barnesiella intestinihominis YIT 11860 genome includes a window with the following:
- a CDS encoding NADP-specific glutamate dehydrogenase: MKTTEVLSELKRRFPNEPEYHQAVEEVLSTIEDVYNEHPEFDRYNLIERLCIPDRMFSFRVTWVDDKGQVHTNMGYRIQHNNAIGPYKGGIRFHSSVNPSILKFLAFEQTFKNALTTLPMGGGKGGSDFNPKGKSDMEIMRFCQAFVTELWRHIGPDTDVPAGDIGVGGREVSYMYGMYKKLARENTGTFTGKGLEFGGSLIRPEATGYGNVYFLLEMLKTKGIDIKGKVVTVSGSGNVAQYTVQKLISLGAKVVTMSDSDGYIYDPDGIDEKKLAYIFELKNLYRGRIREYAEEYGCKYVEGGRPWGEKCDIAMPSATQNELDGDDARTLLANGCFAVSEGANMPSTPEAIEQFLAAKILYAPGKAANAGGVSVSGLEMTQNSMKISWTAEEVDQKLKQIMHDIHEQCTRYGKESDSYTNYVKGANIAGFMKVAKAMMAQGIL, translated from the coding sequence ATGAAAACAACAGAAGTATTGAGCGAATTAAAACGCCGTTTCCCTAACGAACCGGAGTACCACCAAGCAGTGGAAGAAGTGTTATCGACTATCGAAGATGTGTATAACGAACATCCCGAATTCGATCGTTACAACCTGATCGAACGGTTGTGCATTCCCGATAGAATGTTTTCATTTCGGGTAACTTGGGTCGATGACAAAGGTCAAGTCCATACCAATATGGGATATCGTATCCAACACAATAACGCCATCGGTCCGTATAAAGGAGGCATCCGTTTTCACTCATCGGTCAATCCTTCGATCTTGAAATTCCTTGCTTTTGAACAAACCTTCAAAAATGCCTTGACTACTTTACCTATGGGCGGAGGAAAAGGCGGATCGGATTTCAACCCCAAAGGAAAATCGGACATGGAAATCATGCGATTCTGCCAAGCATTCGTTACCGAACTTTGGCGGCATATAGGCCCAGATACCGACGTACCCGCCGGTGATATAGGTGTAGGCGGTCGGGAAGTAAGCTACATGTATGGTATGTATAAAAAGCTGGCCCGCGAAAATACCGGGACATTCACCGGAAAAGGTCTTGAATTCGGAGGCTCACTTATTCGCCCGGAAGCCACAGGATACGGAAATGTATATTTCCTACTCGAAATGCTTAAAACCAAAGGAATAGATATTAAAGGGAAAGTAGTCACCGTATCGGGGTCGGGAAATGTCGCTCAATATACGGTGCAAAAACTTATCTCCCTCGGAGCCAAAGTTGTCACCATGTCCGATAGCGACGGTTATATCTACGATCCAGACGGAATCGATGAAAAGAAACTGGCTTACATCTTCGAACTGAAAAACCTCTATCGAGGACGCATTCGTGAATATGCCGAAGAATATGGCTGTAAATACGTAGAAGGAGGACGTCCGTGGGGAGAAAAATGCGACATAGCCATGCCTAGCGCAACACAGAACGAGCTAGATGGCGACGACGCCCGTACCCTGCTTGCCAACGGCTGTTTCGCCGTTTCGGAAGGTGCAAATATGCCTTCTACTCCCGAAGCTATCGAACAATTCCTCGCAGCCAAAATTTTATATGCTCCGGGTAAAGCCGCCAATGCAGGAGGTGTCTCGGTAAGCGGATTGGAAATGACACAAAACTCAATGAAAATAAGCTGGACAGCCGAAGAGGTAGACCAAAAACTGAAACAAATCATGCACGATATTCATGAACAGTGTACCCGCTACGGTAAAGAAAGCGACTCTTATACCAATTATGTGAAAGGAGCCAATATCGCCGGCTTCATGAAAGTAGCCAAAGCGATGATGGCACAAGGGATATTGTAA
- a CDS encoding DNA adenine methylase, whose amino-acid sequence MRYIGNKENVIPRMYEILIHKGIAGRSLFDFFSGTTSVSKFYKRLGYTVSSSDFMYFSYCLQKAYIENNSTPTFERLLPLPIVSPLKSCASPLDRVIAYLNELEPEEGFIYNNYTPEGTSHLSQPRMYFSNENGKKIDTIRQQIERWKNDNLLLGNEYYILLASLIETVSFYANVAGVYAAFQKKWDPRAIKPFILRPIEIISNRQENRAYHADSMKILNQINTDILYLDPPYNERQYAPNYHILETIARYDNPEIRGVTGMRNYDSQKSRFCKASTALEDLDKVARIATYEYLVLSYNSEGIMPQHNILDVLSQYGEVELEQFEYLRFKSNNNGLSKTKKHIWEQLYILRRL is encoded by the coding sequence ATGAGATATATAGGGAATAAGGAAAATGTAATACCTCGTATGTATGAAATATTGATACATAAAGGTATAGCGGGGAGGAGTTTATTTGATTTCTTTTCGGGAACAACCAGTGTATCTAAATTTTACAAACGATTGGGATATACAGTATCGTCTTCTGATTTTATGTATTTTTCATATTGTTTGCAAAAAGCCTATATTGAAAATAATTCCACGCCGACATTCGAGCGACTACTACCTTTACCGATTGTCTCGCCTTTGAAATCATGTGCGAGCCCACTTGATCGGGTTATTGCATACTTGAACGAATTAGAACCAGAGGAAGGTTTTATTTATAATAATTATACTCCCGAAGGAACTTCTCATTTATCTCAGCCGAGAATGTATTTCAGCAATGAAAATGGGAAAAAAATAGATACTATCCGCCAACAGATTGAACGATGGAAAAATGATAATTTGCTTTTGGGAAACGAGTACTACATTCTTCTCGCCAGTCTTATAGAAACAGTTTCATTTTATGCGAATGTCGCAGGTGTTTATGCGGCATTTCAAAAAAAATGGGACCCGAGAGCAATCAAACCGTTCATATTGAGACCCATTGAAATTATTTCGAATAGACAGGAAAATAGAGCGTATCATGCCGATTCAATGAAAATTTTAAACCAAATAAACACAGATATTTTATATTTAGATCCGCCTTATAACGAGCGTCAATATGCTCCGAATTACCATATACTAGAAACAATCGCCCGATATGATAACCCAGAAATTCGGGGAGTGACCGGCATGCGAAACTATGATAGCCAAAAGTCTCGCTTCTGTAAAGCCTCTACTGCCTTAGAAGATTTGGATAAGGTGGCTCGGATTGCCACCTACGAATATCTCGTTTTGAGCTATAATTCAGAGGGCATTATGCCACAACACAATATTCTTGATGTATTGTCGCAATATGGCGAAGTGGAATTGGAACAATTTGAATATCTGCGATTTAAAAGCAATAATAATGGATTATCTAAAACAAAGAAGCATATTTGGGAACAATTATACATTTTGAGAAGGCTATGA
- a CDS encoding Dam family site-specific DNA-(adenine-N6)-methyltransferase, translating into MAKQPYIQSPLNYIGGKYKILPQILPLFPSRIRTFVDLFCGGCNVGINVSADRTIFNDNISYLIDLYRKFNDTPVQETMDYIEQRISEFQLSLTNENGYRELRRIYNEQKNPLDLFVLTAYSFNHQIRFNNSHEFNIPFGRERSHFNSTMKSNLYTFLDRLHTKDFIFSCTDFDKFDFSELSENDFVYCDPPYLITTGTYNDGKRGFTGWNEKQECKLLKILDMLHERGISFALSNVLIHRGRRNTTLLEWIEHRGYTITYLNKNYANSNYQIIDRESKSEEVLITNYHHEIQQGVLFE; encoded by the coding sequence ATGGCAAAGCAGCCCTATATTCAATCGCCGCTTAATTATATTGGAGGAAAATATAAAATACTTCCTCAAATATTACCACTATTCCCCAGTCGAATACGAACATTCGTCGACTTGTTTTGCGGAGGATGTAATGTAGGCATTAACGTTTCTGCCGATAGAACGATTTTCAATGACAATATTTCGTATTTGATAGATTTGTACAGAAAATTTAATGACACTCCTGTACAAGAAACGATGGATTATATCGAGCAGAGAATATCGGAATTTCAGTTATCGTTGACAAATGAAAATGGATATAGAGAATTGCGTAGGATATATAACGAACAGAAAAATCCATTGGATTTATTTGTCTTGACAGCTTATTCATTCAATCATCAGATCCGATTTAATAACTCTCACGAATTTAACATTCCGTTCGGTCGGGAACGTAGCCATTTCAACTCTACTATGAAATCCAATTTATATACTTTTCTAGATAGATTGCATACGAAAGATTTTATTTTTTCATGTACCGATTTCGACAAATTCGATTTTTCCGAATTATCAGAGAACGACTTTGTCTATTGTGATCCTCCTTATCTCATAACGACAGGAACATATAATGATGGAAAGAGAGGCTTTACCGGTTGGAACGAAAAGCAGGAATGCAAACTATTGAAAATATTAGACATGTTACATGAACGGGGTATCTCTTTTGCTCTTTCGAATGTCCTTATTCATAGAGGACGGAGAAATACTACTTTGTTAGAATGGATAGAGCATAGAGGGTACACAATTACTTATTTAAATAAAAATTATGCGAATTCCAACTATCAGATAATCGACCGTGAGAGCAAAAGCGAAGAAGTATTGATAACGAATTATCACCATGAAATACAGCAAGGAGTTTTATTTGAATGA
- a CDS encoding BamA/TamA family outer membrane protein, whose protein sequence is MKKVFRNVFTAAFLLLILIGCSTTKRIADDEVLYTGVKKMEIIPDSGVKIADAAASDVRSTLSVAPNNPLFSPYIRTPFPIGLWVWNYMEPKREKGVKHWIYEKLAKEPVLVSTVQPELRMRVVKDILGNNGYFGAKADYELIYNKRNPKKARIKYRIEVPEAYTLDTIELPAPTTPVTRFIDSINSSSILQKGDRYCLDSLSFERNRITTALRNNGYFYFRPEYIEYLADTTLSPGKVALRMTLKKGIPAQALKLYYVGDVTVRLNRATGDGTPDTIRYPRMTVAYYKPIRLKKWVLPKNITFKPGEIYSIATQNETQSNLGRLGIFRTVAVEVTPLDSLIRKDSLDVMIQATFDVPLEATIEANVSSKSNSYIGPGLIFGINHNNVFGGGEKLSVKLNGSYEWQTGGGSQHGKASLFNSYEVGLNSSLTYPRIVPGFLPQLPRTRKYPAYTRFQLGANLMNRPHYFRMVSFNGSMSYDYRTSLRAGHSVTPFKLVYTKLLNTTESFDKTMEENPAIALSFRDQFIPSSSYTYTYDTSYGREVDNRFIWQFMGMSAGNILSGITSLFGQHGEKHIFGSSFSQFVKGSAEMKYYHRFRAEHWLATRLFIGAEHAYGNSKEVPYSEQFYIGGANSIRAFTIRSLGPGSYIPAKDDVDGYFDQTGTFKLEANIEYRFPIWGDLHGAAFVDAGNIWLLKKDPKRPGGELDRKTFLKDIALGTGIGLRYDIGVLVLRGDLGIGIHAPYDTGKKGYYNMTSFKNSLAFHLAIGYPF, encoded by the coding sequence ATGAAAAAAGTATTCCGAAATGTATTTACCGCCGCTTTTCTATTGCTGATACTGATTGGCTGTTCCACGACAAAGCGTATTGCCGATGATGAAGTATTGTATACCGGCGTAAAGAAAATGGAAATCATACCCGACTCAGGTGTGAAAATCGCCGATGCAGCTGCATCGGACGTTCGATCTACTCTCTCCGTCGCACCCAACAATCCTTTGTTCTCTCCTTATATCCGCACGCCGTTTCCCATAGGTTTGTGGGTGTGGAATTACATGGAACCCAAGCGGGAAAAAGGGGTGAAGCACTGGATATACGAGAAGTTGGCCAAGGAGCCGGTACTTGTTTCGACCGTACAGCCCGAATTGCGTATGAGGGTAGTCAAAGACATTCTCGGAAATAACGGATATTTCGGAGCGAAAGCCGATTATGAATTGATATACAACAAACGGAACCCTAAAAAAGCCCGCATTAAATATCGAATCGAAGTTCCCGAAGCCTATACGCTCGATACCATAGAATTACCGGCTCCTACGACTCCGGTAACTCGGTTTATCGATAGTATAAATAGTTCTTCGATTTTACAAAAGGGCGACCGTTATTGCCTCGATTCTTTATCTTTCGAGCGAAACCGAATTACTACCGCACTGAGAAATAACGGATATTTTTATTTCCGCCCCGAATACATCGAATACCTTGCCGACACTACGTTGTCTCCGGGTAAAGTGGCGTTGAGAATGACGTTGAAAAAAGGGATTCCGGCACAAGCGCTCAAACTTTATTATGTGGGAGATGTAACAGTTCGACTCAACCGTGCCACCGGCGACGGAACTCCCGATACCATTCGCTACCCTCGCATGACTGTCGCTTATTACAAGCCTATACGATTGAAGAAATGGGTATTGCCCAAAAATATTACCTTCAAACCGGGCGAAATCTATTCGATTGCGACCCAAAATGAGACGCAATCCAATCTTGGGCGGTTAGGAATATTCCGTACTGTCGCTGTCGAAGTAACCCCTCTCGATTCATTGATACGAAAAGATTCCCTCGATGTAATGATACAGGCGACGTTCGACGTGCCACTCGAAGCGACCATAGAAGCCAATGTTTCGTCTAAATCGAACAGCTATATAGGCCCTGGACTTATTTTCGGTATTAATCACAACAACGTGTTCGGGGGCGGTGAAAAACTTTCGGTCAAACTCAACGGGAGTTATGAGTGGCAGACAGGCGGAGGCTCGCAGCATGGTAAGGCTTCGCTATTCAACTCTTACGAAGTGGGTTTGAATTCGTCATTAACCTATCCCCGTATCGTGCCGGGATTTCTACCGCAACTACCCCGTACCCGAAAATATCCCGCTTATACTCGGTTCCAATTGGGGGCAAACTTGATGAATCGGCCTCATTATTTTCGTATGGTCTCTTTCAACGGTTCGATGTCATACGACTATCGTACCTCCTTGCGGGCCGGACACTCGGTTACGCCATTCAAGTTGGTATATACAAAACTGCTCAATACGACCGAATCGTTCGATAAAACGATGGAAGAGAATCCGGCCATTGCCCTCAGTTTCCGAGATCAGTTCATTCCTTCTTCGAGTTACACCTATACTTACGACACCTCATACGGCCGGGAAGTGGATAACCGCTTTATCTGGCAGTTCATGGGAATGTCGGCTGGAAATATCCTTAGTGGGATAACATCGCTTTTTGGACAGCATGGGGAGAAACATATCTTTGGCAGCAGTTTTTCTCAATTCGTAAAGGGAAGTGCCGAAATGAAATATTATCACCGTTTCCGTGCCGAACACTGGTTGGCGACCCGGTTGTTTATAGGTGCGGAACATGCATACGGAAATTCCAAAGAAGTTCCGTACAGCGAACAATTTTATATCGGAGGTGCGAACAGCATACGAGCTTTTACTATACGTTCGCTCGGTCCCGGAAGTTATATTCCGGCAAAAGACGATGTCGACGGATATTTCGACCAGACAGGTACTTTCAAGCTCGAAGCGAATATCGAATACCGTTTTCCCATTTGGGGCGATTTGCACGGTGCGGCATTCGTCGATGCCGGGAATATCTGGCTATTGAAAAAAGATCCGAAACGTCCCGGTGGAGAACTCGACCGGAAAACATTTCTCAAAGATATAGCCCTCGGTACAGGTATAGGATTACGCTACGATATCGGTGTGCTTGTTTTACGGGGAGATTTAGGTATCGGGATACATGCGCCCTATGACACTGGAAAGAAAGGATATTATAATATGACTTCTTTCAAAAACAGTCTCGCATTCCACTTGGCTATTGGATATCCGTTCTGA
- a CDS encoding CCA tRNA nucleotidyltransferase, whose translation MQTDNDLILDHLNDPIFHLIGEVADEMNRPCFVIGGYVRDIFLDRPSKDIDIVTLGSGIELAEAVTTKLGKRAHLSTFRNFGTAQVKYSDQKENIEIEFVGARKESYSHDSRKPIVEDGSLQDDQNRRDFTINALALCLNKEHWGMLVDPFDGMNDLKKGIIRTPLDPDITFSDDPLRMMRAIRFATQLNFHIEKETFAAIERNRKRIEIISKERIIDELGKIIRSDIPSRGFILLDDCKLLPIIFPEVAALKGTETIEGRGHKDNFYHSLAVLDNVALRSRNEWLRWAALLHDIGKPRTKRYDSRLGWTFHNHNFIGEKMIPGIFRKMKLPLNEKMKYVQKLVGLHMRPIVLAEEVVTDSAVRRLLFDAGDDIDDLMFLCESDITSKNREKVKRFRDNFELVRTKLREIEEKDSIRNMKLPIRGEEIMETFGLPPSRPVGEILSAIKEAILDGKIPNEYEPARLFMLETAATMNLFPTKK comes from the coding sequence ATGCAAACCGACAACGATCTTATACTCGACCATTTGAACGACCCGATATTTCATCTCATCGGTGAAGTCGCCGATGAGATGAATCGCCCGTGTTTCGTCATCGGAGGATATGTACGCGATATTTTTCTGGACCGACCGTCCAAAGACATCGACATCGTAACCTTAGGCAGCGGTATAGAACTCGCCGAGGCTGTAACGACCAAACTGGGGAAACGGGCCCACCTGTCGACATTTCGGAACTTCGGAACAGCACAAGTAAAATACAGTGACCAGAAAGAAAATATAGAGATAGAATTTGTCGGAGCTCGAAAAGAGTCATACAGCCATGACTCGCGTAAACCGATAGTCGAAGACGGAAGCCTGCAAGACGACCAGAACCGAAGAGACTTCACCATCAATGCTTTGGCTCTTTGCCTGAACAAAGAGCATTGGGGCATGCTCGTAGATCCATTCGACGGTATGAACGATCTGAAAAAGGGAATTATTCGCACCCCCCTCGATCCTGACATTACATTCAGCGACGACCCCTTACGCATGATGCGTGCTATCAGATTTGCCACTCAGCTAAATTTCCACATCGAGAAAGAGACATTCGCAGCCATCGAACGAAACCGAAAACGAATCGAAATCATTTCGAAAGAACGCATCATCGACGAACTCGGCAAAATCATACGTTCGGATATTCCCTCTCGGGGATTTATTTTATTAGACGACTGTAAACTGCTGCCTATCATTTTTCCCGAAGTCGCCGCACTCAAAGGAACAGAAACAATCGAAGGACGAGGACATAAAGACAATTTTTATCATTCGCTCGCCGTCCTCGACAATGTGGCACTACGCAGCCGCAACGAATGGTTACGTTGGGCTGCACTACTCCACGACATCGGGAAACCACGTACCAAACGCTATGATTCCCGCTTGGGTTGGACATTCCACAATCACAATTTCATAGGAGAAAAAATGATTCCCGGTATTTTCCGCAAAATGAAACTACCGCTCAATGAGAAGATGAAATACGTACAGAAACTCGTAGGATTGCACATGAGACCTATCGTCCTCGCCGAAGAGGTCGTTACCGACTCGGCCGTAAGAAGACTCTTGTTCGATGCCGGCGATGACATAGACGATTTGATGTTTCTTTGCGAATCGGATATTACCTCCAAAAACAGAGAAAAGGTGAAACGATTCCGCGACAATTTCGAATTGGTGCGAACCAAACTGCGAGAAATAGAAGAAAAAGACAGCATACGCAATATGAAGCTCCCGATACGGGGAGAAGAAATCATGGAAACCTTCGGGTTACCGCCGTCCCGTCCCGTAGGTGAAATTTTATCGGCTATCAAAGAGGCCATACTCGACGGAAAAATTCCCAATGAATATGAACCGGCACGACTTTTTATGCTGGAAACCGCTGCAACAATGAATTTATTTCCGACAAAGAAATAA